A genomic window from Massilia sp. METH4 includes:
- a CDS encoding HAD-IA family hydrolase, with protein sequence MTDTFTHLISDCDGVLIDSEAVALQALTDYLAPLHADREALVARIRPRLGLKLEALVLGVCAELGLPEPTVPDLAVMRSVVEGECDRKAQPVPGVREALAAIPLTRAVASNSRHVRVQGLLGRTGLAPLFDGGLYTADIAGRPKPDPAVYLAAAAGMGVAPACCIVIEDSVTGVHAAVAAGATVLGFAGGAHSPADQARQLREAGAAVVFGAMEELPALVERLRSGG encoded by the coding sequence ATGACCGATACCTTCACCCACTTGATTTCCGATTGCGACGGCGTGCTGATCGACAGCGAAGCCGTGGCCCTGCAAGCACTCACCGATTACCTGGCACCGCTGCATGCGGATCGCGAGGCGCTGGTCGCCCGCATCCGTCCGCGGCTGGGCCTGAAGCTGGAAGCGCTGGTGCTGGGCGTGTGCGCCGAGCTGGGCTTGCCCGAACCGACGGTGCCGGACCTGGCGGTGATGCGTTCCGTGGTGGAAGGCGAATGCGATCGCAAGGCACAGCCGGTGCCGGGCGTGCGCGAGGCGCTGGCCGCCATTCCCCTCACCAGGGCGGTGGCCAGCAACAGCCGCCATGTCCGCGTGCAGGGCCTGCTCGGCCGTACCGGCCTGGCCCCGCTGTTCGATGGCGGCCTCTACACGGCCGATATCGCCGGCCGGCCGAAACCCGACCCGGCCGTCTACCTGGCGGCCGCCGCCGGCATGGGCGTCGCGCCGGCGTGCTGCATCGTCATCGAAGACAGCGTCACGGGCGTGCATGCGGCGGTGGCCGCGGGTGCCACGGTGCTGGGCTTCGCGGGCGGCGCACACAGCCCGGCGGACCAGGCGCGGCAACTGCGCGAAGCGGGTGCCGCCGTCGTCTTCGGCGCGATGGAAGAATTGCCCGCCCTGGTGGAACGGCTGCGTTCCGGCGGTTGA
- a CDS encoding phytanoyl-CoA dioxygenase family protein codes for MDTNQDERRAAGYDVAAIMGALYGDGFTALKGAFTREWVQHLREDIDALFAEAQQRPGGALPRGPNRYYVEIHPERLRGFIDIITHPWVVAVCTAILGPDYKVVEAGFDVPGPGAQTQPWHRDFPAPEATLVGRRLNSLAFNITTVDVTEDMGPFEIAPGTQWDDLAGGHPMFPAQELWPRYQARAQRKLAQMGDISARSALTIHRGTANRSDKSRPVFVLGVDAPDGTNADKHDLQVTHAYWDSLPEEVRRHLTCRVVDQLEFIVQEHAIEGLLKGVDEPTMGG; via the coding sequence ATGGACACCAACCAAGACGAGCGCCGCGCAGCCGGCTACGACGTGGCGGCCATCATGGGCGCGCTGTACGGCGACGGCTTCACGGCACTGAAGGGCGCGTTCACGCGCGAGTGGGTACAGCACCTGCGCGAGGACATCGACGCGCTGTTCGCCGAGGCGCAACAGCGCCCGGGCGGCGCACTGCCGCGCGGGCCGAATCGCTACTATGTCGAGATCCACCCCGAGCGGCTGCGCGGTTTCATCGACATCATCACGCACCCGTGGGTCGTGGCCGTCTGTACGGCCATCCTGGGGCCGGACTACAAGGTCGTGGAAGCGGGCTTCGACGTGCCCGGCCCGGGCGCGCAGACGCAGCCCTGGCACCGCGACTTCCCGGCCCCGGAAGCGACGCTGGTGGGCCGCCGGCTCAATTCGCTGGCCTTCAATATCACCACCGTCGATGTGACGGAAGACATGGGGCCGTTCGAGATCGCTCCCGGCACGCAGTGGGACGACCTGGCCGGCGGCCACCCGATGTTCCCGGCGCAGGAGCTGTGGCCGCGCTACCAGGCGCGCGCACAGCGCAAGCTGGCGCAGATGGGCGATATCTCGGCCCGCTCGGCGCTGACGATCCACCGCGGCACCGCCAACCGCTCCGACAAGTCGCGCCCGGTGTTCGTGCTGGGCGTGGATGCGCCGGACGGCACCAATGCCGACAAGCACGACCTGCAGGTCACGCATGCCTACTGGGACAGCCTGCCGGAGGAGGTGCGCCGCCACCTGACCTGCCGCGTGGTCGACCAGCTGGAATTCATCGTGCAGGAGCACGCGATCGAGGGCTTGCTGAAGGGCGTGGACGAACCGACGATGGGCGGCTAG
- a CDS encoding histidine kinase famiy protein has protein sequence MTIGRPKDDDSVPIEDRGDGVVGVLASGELEGNAVSPLGNPGIRHWQATYLDSADLGDRGNIFFAAVEMTRMPMAITDPNQPDNPIVFVNGAFLDLTLYEEARVVGRNCRFLQGPDTDPRTLAEVREALAGERAVAVDILNYKADGTAFWNALFIGPIFDKDGKLLYYFSSQMDITQRRIHEQSYLQAQKMEAIGQLTAGLAHDFNNLLQVVNGNLELAQRLLDNKPQALQAISRAQRAAMKGGTLTQQLLTFARKQRLEPRRINLNALVLEFSEMLVRTLGQEVQLHLDLRPGLPACVLDPTHLEMALLNVLINARDALGGSGEVTVGTSVLTDVRRLAVHHLPPGQYVVICVVDRGAGMTPDVLRRATEPFFTTKGPGTGLGLAMVHGFVQQSHGRLDIESAPGVGTTVRMIFPVADQAATNHAAPVERRGKPRTGKATILLVEDNEDVRVLAQAMLEAHGYGIVPAASGEEALRVLDEHADIGLLFSDVIMPGGMTGLQLAEEASRRRPGLPILLATGYMEQLPDARQPAFPILPKPYKEHELLERIADALGGEGRHPHPASV, from the coding sequence ATGACGATCGGCCGGCCGAAGGACGACGACAGCGTACCCATCGAGGACCGCGGCGACGGCGTCGTGGGCGTGCTGGCCAGCGGCGAACTGGAGGGCAATGCCGTCTCGCCGCTCGGCAATCCCGGCATTCGCCACTGGCAAGCCACCTACCTCGACAGCGCCGACCTGGGCGACCGCGGCAACATCTTCTTCGCCGCCGTCGAGATGACGCGCATGCCGATGGCGATTACCGATCCGAACCAGCCGGACAACCCTATCGTCTTCGTCAACGGCGCCTTCCTCGACCTTACCCTGTACGAGGAAGCGCGGGTGGTGGGTCGCAACTGCCGCTTCCTGCAGGGGCCGGATACGGACCCGCGCACGCTGGCCGAAGTGCGCGAGGCGCTCGCCGGGGAGCGCGCGGTAGCCGTCGACATCCTGAACTACAAGGCCGACGGCACGGCGTTCTGGAATGCCCTGTTCATCGGCCCGATCTTCGACAAGGATGGCAAGCTGCTGTATTACTTCTCTTCGCAGATGGATATCACGCAGCGCCGCATCCACGAGCAATCCTACCTGCAGGCGCAGAAGATGGAAGCGATCGGCCAGCTGACGGCCGGCCTGGCGCACGACTTCAACAACCTGCTGCAGGTGGTGAACGGCAACCTGGAACTCGCCCAGCGCCTGCTGGACAACAAGCCGCAGGCACTGCAAGCGATCAGCCGGGCCCAGCGCGCGGCCATGAAGGGTGGCACGCTCACCCAGCAACTGCTGACCTTCGCCCGCAAGCAGCGGCTGGAGCCGCGCCGCATCAACCTCAACGCGCTGGTGCTGGAGTTTTCCGAGATGCTGGTGCGCACGCTGGGCCAGGAGGTGCAGTTGCACCTGGACCTGCGCCCCGGCCTGCCCGCCTGCGTGCTCGACCCCACGCACCTGGAAATGGCGCTGCTCAATGTGCTGATCAATGCGCGCGACGCGCTCGGCGGCAGCGGCGAAGTCACCGTGGGCACGTCGGTCTTGACCGACGTGCGCAGGCTGGCCGTGCACCACCTGCCGCCCGGGCAATACGTGGTGATCTGCGTGGTCGACCGCGGCGCGGGCATGACGCCGGACGTGCTGCGCCGCGCGACCGAGCCGTTCTTCACCACGAAGGGGCCGGGTACCGGCCTGGGCCTGGCAATGGTGCACGGCTTCGTGCAGCAGTCGCACGGGCGGCTCGATATCGAAAGCGCGCCCGGCGTGGGCACCACGGTGCGGATGATCTTCCCGGTCGCCGACCAGGCCGCCACCAACCACGCGGCGCCCGTGGAACGCCGCGGCAAACCCAGAACCGGCAAGGCGACGATCCTGCTGGTGGAGGACAACGAGGACGTGCGGGTGCTCGCGCAGGCGATGCTGGAGGCGCACGGCTACGGCATCGTGCCCGCCGCCAGCGGCGAGGAAGCCCTGCGCGTGCTGGACGAGCACGCGGACATCGGCCTGCTGTTCTCGGACGTGATCATGCCGGGCGGGATGACAGGCTTGCAGCTGGCCGAGGAAGCGAGCCGGCGGCGCCCCGGCCTGCCGATCCTGCTGGCGACCGGTTACATGGAACAGTTGCCGGATGCCAGGCAGCCGGCCTTCCCCATCCTGCCGAAACCCTACAAGGAACACGAACTGCTGGAGCGCATTGCCGATGCGCTGGGCGGCGAGGGCAGGCACCCGCATCCGGCCAGTGTATAA
- a CDS encoding phosphoribosyltransferase family protein: MDEAVKLPFRDRAQAAEWLGEHLLRWRGSKPLVLAIPRGAVPMGRIIADRLEGELDVVMVRKIPSAIDPELAVGAVDEHGTVELAPYFHRTRTGMAWVEAQAREQVALMKRRRAAYGPSADVRDRVVLVVDDGLATGSTMAAALRVLRSRHPRRLVACVPVASGEAVQLIEPLCDEVEVLATPFNFVSVSRHYEVFPQIEEAEVIRLLDRVA; the protein is encoded by the coding sequence ATGGACGAAGCGGTCAAACTCCCCTTCCGCGATCGCGCCCAGGCAGCTGAATGGCTGGGCGAGCACCTGCTGCGCTGGCGCGGCAGCAAGCCCCTGGTACTGGCGATCCCCCGTGGCGCCGTGCCGATGGGCCGCATCATCGCCGACCGCCTCGAAGGCGAGCTCGACGTTGTTATGGTACGCAAAATTCCTTCCGCGATCGACCCCGAACTGGCCGTCGGCGCCGTCGACGAACACGGCACCGTCGAGCTGGCACCCTACTTCCATCGCACCCGCACCGGCATGGCGTGGGTCGAGGCGCAGGCGCGCGAACAGGTGGCCCTGATGAAGCGCCGCCGTGCCGCCTACGGCCCCTCCGCCGACGTGCGCGACCGCGTGGTGCTCGTGGTCGACGACGGCCTGGCCACGGGCTCGACGATGGCGGCGGCCCTGCGCGTGCTCAGGAGCCGCCACCCGCGCAGGCTCGTCGCCTGCGTGCCGGTTGCATCGGGCGAGGCGGTGCAGCTGATCGAGCCGCTATGCGACGAGGTCGAAGTGCTGGCCACGCCGTTCAACTTCGTGTCCGTCAGCCGGCACTACGAAGTCTTCCCTCAGATCGAGGAAGCGGAGGTGATCCGCCTGCTCGACCGCGTAGCCTGA
- a CDS encoding ferritin-like domain-containing protein: MATKEPREHLLDWLRDAHAMEQQAETMLKAQAERLEHYGTLKARVLQHLEETEWQKAQLEACITRLGGSPSVLKDLSMKMMAFGQAAMGMAVEDEVVKNSMQSYIFENMEIASYTILIAAAEQAGDTQTRDVCRQILAQEVAMAKWVLDHLPGTTNAFLTRSAMPGLEAKV; this comes from the coding sequence ATGGCAACCAAGGAACCACGCGAACACCTGCTCGACTGGCTGCGCGACGCGCATGCCATGGAACAGCAGGCCGAAACGATGCTCAAGGCGCAGGCCGAGCGGCTCGAACACTACGGCACGCTGAAGGCGCGCGTGCTGCAGCACCTGGAAGAAACGGAGTGGCAGAAGGCGCAACTGGAAGCCTGCATCACGCGGCTGGGCGGCAGCCCGTCCGTCTTGAAGGACCTGTCGATGAAGATGATGGCGTTCGGCCAGGCGGCCATGGGCATGGCGGTCGAGGACGAGGTGGTGAAGAATTCGATGCAGAGCTATATCTTCGAGAACATGGAAATCGCCAGCTACACGATCCTGATCGCCGCCGCCGAGCAGGCCGGCGATACGCAGACGCGCGACGTGTGCCGGCAGATCCTGGCGCAGGAAGTGGCGATGGCCAAGTGGGTGCTCGACCACCTGCCGGGTACCACGAATGCGTTCCTGACGCGGTCGGCCATGCCGGGGCTGGAAGCGAAAGTGTGA